GGAGCTGGGTGGTATTCTGGGCAAGTACGACGTGGTGTACATGTCTGCCCAAAAACTGGTGCAGCGGAGTTTGGAGAACGGCTATCTGGTAGGCTCTCGGGGATCGGTGGGCTCGTCGCTGGTGGCTTATATGTCCGGCATCACCGAGGTCAACTCGCTGCCGCCCCACTACCGCTGTCCCAAGTGCAAGAACAGCGAATTTATCATGGACGGCTCTTACGGCTGCGGAGCGGACATGCCGGACAAGGTGTGCCCGGTGTGCGGCGAGCAGTATATCAAGGACGGCTTTGACATCCCCTTTGAGACGTTCCTGGGCTTTGGCGGAGGCAAGGTGCCGGATATTGACCTGAATTTCTCCGGCGAGTATCAGGCGCGGGCCCACCGCCACGCCATTGAGATGTTCGGTGAGACCCAAGTGTTCCGGGCGGGCACCATCGGCACCCTGGCGGAAAAGACCGCCTACGGGTTTGTAAAAAAGTATCTGGAGGAAAACGGCATTACAGCAGGACGGGCGGAGGAGAATCGGCTCACCTTGGGATGCGTGGGCGTCCGGCGCACCACCGGCCAACACCCCGGCGGGCTTGTGGTGGTACCCGACGATTTGGAGATGGAGGACTTCTGCCCGGTGCAGCACCCGGCAGACGCCGACGACTCCGATACCATTACCACCCATTTTGAATATCACTCCATGGAGGATAACCTCTTAAAGCTGGACATGCTGGGACACGATGACCCCACTATGGTCCGCATGATGCAGGACCTTACCGGTGTGGACCCCCACGATATTCCTCTGGACGATCCGGAGACGATGTCGATCTTCACCTCCAGCAAGGTGCTGGGATATGAGAATGACGAGATTCTCGGCCCCACCGGCGCTGTGGCGATCCCGGAGTTCAACACCCGTTTTACCCGTCAGATGCTGATAGATACCCAGCCCAAGGATTTCAACACCTTGGTGCGGCTCTCCGGCTTCTCCCACGGAACCGACGTGTGGCTGGGCAACGCCCGGGAGCTGATCGTCAGCGGCACTGCCAGCGTTTTGGAGACGGTGGGCTGCCGGGACGATATCATGCTGTATCTCATCTCCAAGGGACTGGACGCCAAGATGAGCTTCAAGATCATGGAGTCCGTCCGAAAAGGCAAGGTGAAAAAAAACGGCTTTGAGGAGGGTTGGGTGGAGGCCATGCGGGAGCATGAGGTACCGGAGTGGTACATCGACTCCCTGGCAAAAATCGGCTACCTCTTTCCAAAAGCTCACGCGGTGGCCTATGTGATGATGGCCTTCCGCATTGCCTGGTACAAGGTCCATGAGCCCTTGGCCTTCTATGCAACCTTTTTCTCTGTGCGGGCCAAGGCCTTTGACGCGGAGTACTGCTGCGCTGGTATGGATGCGGTGAAGCGGAAAATCCGGGAGATTGAGAACAATAAGGATGCCACCGCCGTGGAGCAGAACCTGCTGACCACGCTGGAGGTGTGCTACGAGTTCTATCTCCGGGGCTTCCATTTTGACACCATTAATATTTATAAATCTGACGCCGCCAAGTTCCTAGTGACGGATGGCGGGCTGCTGCCGCCCTTTACCAGCGTCCACGGCCTGGGTGAGGCGGCCGCTCAGGACACGGTGGAAAAACGCGCCGGTAAGAGCTTTGTCTCCATTGAAGAGTTTGCCACCTGCTGCAATAAGCTCTCCAAAACCCACATCGAGCAGCTCAAAGCCCTGGGCGCTTTTGCAGGGATGGCGGAGACCAGCCAGATGACCCTTTTTTAACTGCCGGCGGTGAAAAATGTGTGGGCTGTTCGGCGGATAGTTCTTGCAGTCTTTCAAGCTTTGTGGCATAATTGTCCTAATACGGTCAAGAGGCAGATATTTAGGATTTGTGAAAGATTTAGGTGAGACGGTTATGAACCCACAAAAGATCGCTTTGCTGACGGACTCCTGTGCGGACCTCTCTGTGCAGATGGTGCAGGAATATCACATTTTTGTGGTGCCGCTGCGGATTCTCTGTGCAGATGGGGAATATGCCGACGGGGTGGATATCCACGGCGCGGACATCTACCGCCGCCTGCACAATGGCGAGCTGCCCCAAACGTCGCTGCCGTCAGGCGCGTATATTGAAAAGGTGCTGCGGCAGATTTGGGAAGAGGGATATGACGGCGTGATTGCTGTCATGCTCTCCAGCGGACTTTCCGGGACGTATAATTTGGTGCGCCTGGCGGCGGAGGAATGCGGGAATTTGCTGCCGGTGCGGGTGTTTGACTCTGTCAGCGGATCGCTGGGGCAGGGGGCCACAGTGCTGCAACTGGCCGAGGATATCCGCGGCGGCATGAGCTGGGAGGAGCTAACAGAGCGCCGGGCGCCGCAGCTGATTGCAAATACCTTCCCCTTTTTCTCTGTGGACACGTTGGAGTATCTGCAAAAGGGCGGGCGCATCGGCAAAGTGACCGCCACGGCGGGAACGCTTTTGCAGATCAAGCCGATTATTACCTTTGCCGACGATGGACAGCTCAAATCCATTGCCAAGGTGCGGGGCCGGAACCAGGTCATCAGCAAGCTGATTGAATTGACTGTGCAGCGCTGCGGCGAGCACCGGCGCTATAATCTGGCGGTGGCCAACGGCGGCGCGCCGGAGGAGATGCAGCTGGTGCGCCAGAGGCTGACGGAGGCCCTGCCCAACTACGACCACATCTGGGAGGGCGAAATCGACGGCACGCTCAGCGTTTATATTGGCGACGGCGTGCTGGGCGCTGCGGTCCAAGTATTAGATTAAAAATGACCCGTATCCGAGAGGATACGGGTCATTTGTTCAGGTTGTTGATGCACGCCTTGCACAGCCAGGTGCGGTTTGGCAGGGGTCTGAGGTTTTCCGTACCCCGGCAGATCAGGCAGGAGGGGGTCTGCTTTTTTAAAATCAGGGTCTGTTGCTGGGGGTCCACCTGGACGCTGAGGATATCGCCTTCCCGGAGGGCCAGGGCACGGCGGCCATCCACCGGGAGCACAACGCGTCCTAATTCGTCCAGGCTTCGTTCAAAGTTGTATTCCATCGTATCGCCTCCCTTTTCTTAATTTTAGCATAATTCCAGAAAATAGTCAATATATACATGGGAATAGATTATTAACGCCAGAGCTGGTCACACTATAAACTGTACCTGGAATGAGGTATAGTTATGATGAATGCAAAAGCGGTTGGAAAAAGGCTGCAAGCCCTTCGCCGGTCTGCGGGCTTGACACAGGAAAATGTGGCGGAGGCGTTAGGAATCAGCGATAACTATGTCTCCAACATTGAGACAGGCCGGGATATCTGCTCTATGGTGGTTCTATTGGGGATGGCGAATTTGTATCATGCCAGTATGGACTATATTTTGGGGGAGAGCCTTGCGTATAACCTGGATAAAGAAGCGGACGGTGAGCGCCGTGCCGCGCTGCTGCATGAGATCAGCCGTCTGGACGAGGTGTCGTGTGGGCATCTGCTTAAATACATCCGCTTGATGCGGGATACAGAGCAATAAAAAAGGACTGCCGTGATCCGGCAGTCCTTTTTTGAGTTTTAAGATAGATACGCACGGCAACAGGCCCGGGCTTCTTCCGCTACCCGTTCTTCGTCCACAGAGACCAGCCGGCCTTCCCGGACCACGACCCGGCCGTTTACCACGGTCCAGTCCACAGGGCCCCGGAGGCCCACCGTTGCAAGGGCGTCGGCGGGGCTGTACTCCGCCCCAGTCAGCTCCAGACGGCGGGAGTCCACCAGGAAGAAGTCGGCGCACTTCCCAACCTCCAAAGAGCCGATGTCCTCCCGGCCCAGCAGGCGGGCGCTGCCTCGGGTAGCCAGTTTGAGCACTTGGTAGCCGGAGGGAGCTGCGCCGCTGGCATGGAGCCGGTGCAGAAGATAGCACACCCGTAACTCCTCCATGAGGGACGAGCCGTCGTTGCTGGCGGAGCCGTCCACCGCCAGCCCCACTGGGACGCCCAGGGCCAACATCTCCGGAACCCGGGCAACGCCGGAACTGAGCTTCATATTGGAGATGGGGCAGTGAGCAACGCCTGTGCCGGTTCTGGCCAGCTCCCGCAACTCCTCGTCGTTGAAGTGGATGCCATGGGCGTACCATACGTCCGGCCCGGTCCAGCCCAGAGACGACATATATTCCAGCGGGCGCACGCCGTGATTTTCCAGCGTCCAGCGCTCCTCGTCCCGGGTCTCGCACAGGTGGGTGTGGAGCCGCACGCCGTACTGCCGGGCCAGAACCGCGCTCTGCCGCAACAGCTCCGGGCTGACGGAGAAGGGGGAGCAGGGGGCCAGAGCCACCTGATGCATGGAGCCGGGGCGGGGGTCGTGATAGACCTCAATCACCCGGGCGGAGTCCCGCAGAATTTCGTCCACCGTCTGTACCACGCTGTCCGGCGGCAGGCCGCCATCCTTACGGCTCAGGTCCATGCTGCCCCGGGAGGCAAACATCCGCACACCCAGCTCCTCCGCGGCGGCAAACTGCGCGCCTAGCAGATCCCCGGCTCCGGCGGGGAAGACGTAGTGGTGGTCAAAACAGGTGGTGCATCCGTGCTTGAGAAGCTCGCCCATGCCAGTGAGGGAGCTGAGGCGGACCACGTCCCGGTTCAGCCCCTTCCAAATCTCATACAGGGCGGTAAGCCAGTCAAAGAGCTCCAGGTTCTGTACTTGGGGCAGATTGCGGGAAAAGACCTGGTAGAGATGGTGATGGGTGTTGACGAGCCCTGGATAGCACCAGAGATGGCTTCCGTCAATCACAGTGTCGGCGGTATCTTGCAGACGGGGGCCGATGTCCGCAATCCAGCCGTCCTTACAAAGAAGGTCCACCTGGTGGATGATGGAGTCACGATCATCGCATGTCACCAGGGTATGGAGATTTTTGATCAGCAGAGTGGACATTATGACACGCTCCTTTCCACCTTCCAGTATAGAGGGAAGAAGGACAAAGGTCAACGGAGAAATCAAAGCGGAGGCCGCAGAAGCGGCCTCCGGTCTGTTAAAGCTGCCTGCCGGCGCGCTGTAGCCAGTTTTTCCCGTCCACAAAGCGGGAGACCAGGAAGCTTGCCACATAGTCCCCGGCGGAGTTAATCATGGTGGCGGGAGGGTCCACCAGATTGCCGATAGTCACCAAGATGGGGAAGGCAATCTCCATATGATCAGCGAAGAAGATGGAGCAAATGATATACTCCCCAATATATCCGCCGCCTGGGACGCCGCTCATGCCCACAGAGGACAGCACCGCCACCAGCACCACCGGAACCAGCTGGGAGAATGTAAACGGCTGCCCGAACACGCCGAATACAAAGGCGATTTTCAGCACGCAGGAAAAGCAGGAGCCATCCATGTGCATGGTGGCGCCCAGAGGCAGTACCATGTCGGTGACATCCTTGGAGATGCCAGTGTCGGCGGCGGCCTCCATATTGGTGGGGATGGTGGCCACGGAAGAGCAGGTGCCCAGAGAGACGATGGCGGGCTTGGCAATGTGGGCGAACATGGTTTTGACCGCGCCTTTTCCGCCTCCAAACCAGGCAAATAACGGCCACGCCGTGAAGATATAAAGGAAGCAAAGCGGATAGTAGACTGCCAGGGCTCGAACATAGTTCTCCACGATCTGAGAACCGTAGGTAGCCACCAGATCGGCAAAGAAGCCGAAGAAGGCGATGGGGGCATAGTAGGTGACGAGCTGGACGAATTTCAGCATGACCTCCGCCAGGTTATCCAGAAATTTTCCAACCAGGGTTTCCCCACCGCCAGTCAGGTTCACCGCAAAGCCAAAGAGTAAGGAGAATACGATCAACGGCAGCATGGCCTGCCGGGACAGCAGCCCCACAAAATCCTCGGCGGTGAAGAAGTTGACGATCAGCTCGGACAAGGAGGCGTAGTCGCCCATCTCCCCGGTCTGAAACTCCGTCCAAGGGGTGAGGACCGGAGGAAACAGCCGCATCAGAACGAACATGATCACAGCCGCGATCGCGCCGGTAACAACAAAGGTGGCCACGGTGACGCCCATGATTTTTCCGGCCCGCCTGCGGCTTTTCATGTTGGCCACAGCGCTGGAGATGGAGGCGAAGACCATGGGAACCACGATACAGAACATGAGATTGATGAATACCGTGCCCAAGGGCTTGAAGATGGTGGCGCCAGCCTCCAACACAGTTCCATCGGCGTCCTTCACCACAGGGAAAAACCAGCCCACAGCGGCGCCGGCCACCATGGCTCCCAGCATGATGGCCAGGAAGACATAATTCCTTTTGACAGACGTTCTCTCCATGCGAACCACTCCCTTCTCAAAATAGATTTAGATCTTCGTCCGTGACCTCGCCTTTGCAGACCACATTCGTAGGGCCGGTCAGATAGAGGCCGGTCACTTGAGAGCCGGCATGCTCCACATCTATGGTCAGCGTTCCGCCCTTCATGTCAACCCGGACGTTTCGGCCAGTTACCCTCCCCAGCAGAGTCAGCACCGCAACCACGGACCCGGTGCCAGTGCCGCAGGCATAGGTGAAATCCTCCACACCCCGCTCAAATGTCCGCTCGTAAAGCAAGTCATCGCCCAGGATTTCGTAGAAATTGACATTGGCGCCCTTGGGGAAAGCTGGGTGCCACCGGAGCTTTCTGCCAAGCTCCCGCAGCTGAGATTCATCGGCGTCCCTCAGATTGGGATAGGGCACCACGGCATGGGGAAGGCCCGGATTACCCAGTTCCACATAGGAGCAGGGATGCCGGATGCCGTCTACCTCCACGGGGGCGTCCAGCTTCACTGTGGTGGGATCGTTGAGGCGGACCCGGTACAGCCGCTGGGTGATACGCCGTCCCGTGACAATGCCGGCGGTGGTCTCCACCGTCTGGGTCTCCCCGGCGAGACCCAGTTCATATCCGTATCGGCAGATACACCGGGCGCCGTTGCCGCACATCTCGCCCACGCTGCCGTCACTGTTGAAAAACAGCATTTTATAGTCTCCGCCCTGGGTGGGGGCATCCACCACCATCAAGCCGTCCGCGCCGATGGACAGATGCCGCTGGCACAGCGTCCGAGCGGCCTGCGGCAAACACTCCGCCGGCAGGTGCTCCTCTAAGTTGTTCAGCACCACAAAGTCATTTCCAGCTCCGTTCATTTTCCAAAATCGCAAAGCGATCCCCCCTTTATACTTTATTATAACCGCACAGAACGCACATGAACACCAGAAAAGATGCTGAAAAACATGCATATCCTGCGGTAAGAGAAAGAGGAGAATCGGCTTGATTTGTCTTACAAAAGCCGGTATGATAGAGATCAGCGGAGGGGAGGAAGCACGGATGCC
This genomic window from Pusillibacter faecalis contains:
- a CDS encoding DegV family protein, translated to MNPQKIALLTDSCADLSVQMVQEYHIFVVPLRILCADGEYADGVDIHGADIYRRLHNGELPQTSLPSGAYIEKVLRQIWEEGYDGVIAVMLSSGLSGTYNLVRLAAEECGNLLPVRVFDSVSGSLGQGATVLQLAEDIRGGMSWEELTERRAPQLIANTFPFFSVDTLEYLQKGGRIGKVTATAGTLLQIKPIITFADDGQLKSIAKVRGRNQVISKLIELTVQRCGEHRRYNLAVANGGAPEEMQLVRQRLTEALPNYDHIWEGEIDGTLSVYIGDGVLGAAVQVLD
- a CDS encoding AbrB/MazE/SpoVT family DNA-binding domain-containing protein; translation: MEYNFERSLDELGRVVLPVDGRRALALREGDILSVQVDPQQQTLILKKQTPSCLICRGTENLRPLPNRTWLCKACINNLNK
- a CDS encoding helix-turn-helix domain-containing protein, whose product is MMNAKAVGKRLQALRRSAGLTQENVAEALGISDNYVSNIETGRDICSMVVLLGMANLYHASMDYILGESLAYNLDKEADGERRAALLHEISRLDEVSCGHLLKYIRLMRDTEQ
- a CDS encoding 8-oxoguanine deaminase; translation: MSTLLIKNLHTLVTCDDRDSIIHQVDLLCKDGWIADIGPRLQDTADTVIDGSHLWCYPGLVNTHHHLYQVFSRNLPQVQNLELFDWLTALYEIWKGLNRDVVRLSSLTGMGELLKHGCTTCFDHHYVFPAGAGDLLGAQFAAAEELGVRMFASRGSMDLSRKDGGLPPDSVVQTVDEILRDSARVIEVYHDPRPGSMHQVALAPCSPFSVSPELLRQSAVLARQYGVRLHTHLCETRDEERWTLENHGVRPLEYMSSLGWTGPDVWYAHGIHFNDEELRELARTGTGVAHCPISNMKLSSGVARVPEMLALGVPVGLAVDGSASNDGSSLMEELRVCYLLHRLHASGAAPSGYQVLKLATRGSARLLGREDIGSLEVGKCADFFLVDSRRLELTGAEYSPADALATVGLRGPVDWTVVNGRVVVREGRLVSVDEERVAEEARACCRAYLS
- a CDS encoding dicarboxylate/amino acid:cation symporter; the encoded protein is MERTSVKRNYVFLAIMLGAMVAGAAVGWFFPVVKDADGTVLEAGATIFKPLGTVFINLMFCIVVPMVFASISSAVANMKSRRRAGKIMGVTVATFVVTGAIAAVIMFVLMRLFPPVLTPWTEFQTGEMGDYASLSELIVNFFTAEDFVGLLSRQAMLPLIVFSLLFGFAVNLTGGGETLVGKFLDNLAEVMLKFVQLVTYYAPIAFFGFFADLVATYGSQIVENYVRALAVYYPLCFLYIFTAWPLFAWFGGGKGAVKTMFAHIAKPAIVSLGTCSSVATIPTNMEAAADTGISKDVTDMVLPLGATMHMDGSCFSCVLKIAFVFGVFGQPFTFSQLVPVVLVAVLSSVGMSGVPGGGYIGEYIICSIFFADHMEIAFPILVTIGNLVDPPATMINSAGDYVASFLVSRFVDGKNWLQRAGRQL
- the dapF gene encoding diaminopimelate epimerase, translating into MRFWKMNGAGNDFVVLNNLEEHLPAECLPQAARTLCQRHLSIGADGLMVVDAPTQGGDYKMLFFNSDGSVGEMCGNGARCICRYGYELGLAGETQTVETTAGIVTGRRITQRLYRVRLNDPTTVKLDAPVEVDGIRHPCSYVELGNPGLPHAVVPYPNLRDADESQLRELGRKLRWHPAFPKGANVNFYEILGDDLLYERTFERGVEDFTYACGTGTGSVVAVLTLLGRVTGRNVRVDMKGGTLTIDVEHAGSQVTGLYLTGPTNVVCKGEVTDEDLNLF